The DNA window TAGTCGATGCAGTTTGTGAGGGCTGTGTTGACTGACCAACCGCATCGATAGTAACGCAAATTGCCACGCACAGGACAGGCAGTAGCCGGGTAATTGACATAAATGAGTCGTTGAGTTCGTGCGGAAAGAAGCGCAGACGACGACTCGTTTACTGAATTTGTCTGAGGTTTTATGGTGGTTGTCTAGATTCGCCGACGGAAAAGTTGACTAGCAGGTGTAGGGCTTTTTACCCCTAAATCCCCTGAAGGGGACTTTGCTAGCACATAGACAAAGTCCCCTTCAGGGGATTTAGGGGTAAAAAGAACCAGCCTTATGGGCGTACGGCCTGCCAGATTTCCAGCGGCCGGTCGGTCGACATGATGTCGGCACCGTTGCGGGCGAACTGTTTGTAGACCTGATCGCCTTTGGCAGCGGCCTGTTTGTCGAGGTTACCGAGCGTGCCCAGAATGCAGGCAATGCCTTTTTGGTGCAGAAACTGGTACAGTTCAGCGTCGGGTTCTTTCACGCCCACGAATGCAACCATGCGGTTGTCGGGAACGCCCAGATCGTGCAGGCGGTCGTACTCGGCGCGGTTGCGGATCGTTACTGAAATCATCAGGTTCGGATCAAGCTTGTTGACTTTAGCTGCGTCCTGCGCGTTGTAGGTAATCACGGCCACGTAGTCGCCCGCGCCCGTCCGGTGTACCATATCGACCACCTTGTCGAACGACACGTTACGTTTCACGTCGAGGGTGAACGTCACTTTGCCCTTGCCCCAGCGCAGCACCTGTTCGAGCGTCGGAATTTTGTAGGGCGTCACGTTGCCCATGTTGTCTTCGAGCCGAAACGGCGCCAGTTCGGCGTAGGTCCTGTCGATGAGTTTGCCGGTGCCGGTGGTAGTGCGGTCGAGGGTTTGGTCGTGCATCATCACCAGCACGCTGTCTTTGGTCAGGTCGATGTCGCACTCGATTATGACGGGCATTTGCTTCGCCAGAAAGGCAAACGATTCGATGCAGTTTTCGGGGTAACCTTTCAGGTCGCCACCGCCCCGGTGCGCCGAAATTTTGGGAGTCTGATTGGGGTGATAGCTAAAGAAGCCAGCCGATTTGCCCGCCGGAACGCGGGTATAAGTTTTGGGCGAACAGCCCGCCAGCGAAAGAACCAGCAGACCCGCAGCAATGCAGTTTTTCATTGGGCAAAGCTAGCGATTTCGAGCGGAGGTAAGGGAAAACCCGACAGTCAGACGAGTGCCTTTTTCCTGACTACGGACAGAAATCGGGCGGCATTACGCCGGATCAGGATGGCGCCTACGGTCGTCGTCGTTACCGTGGCCCCCACGACGATCGGCCAGAACTGACCCATTGGCAGGGTGCGGGTAAAGGTTTCGGCCCAAAACGCGGCATAAAGGCCAACGACCGACCAGTTCATAAAGTAATAATGCCACTGTAGCCAGTTGCGCACGCGGTGGCGGAACAAGGCCGGTACCATGCCGCCCAGGATGGAAGCCGTGCTGAACAGCGCCATCACATGGAAAGGCCCAAACTTGCCGAACAGCCGGTAAATCATGAACGCCGATAGGTTCAGTACCAACATGCTGACCACGTAGCCGTACCCGATCCGCCGGTGCAGTAGCCCACCTTTATTGATAAAAAAGATGAGGGTGCCGGTTAGCAGGGCGACGAAAGCCGCAATGAGGTGGACAAGGCCGATGGTTGAGAGGGTCATGGTCGGTTCGGAGTGCGTTGACTATACAAACCTACCTGTGCCGAACTCCCTCGCGATGGCAATTCTGACGAACACAGCTTATGCTGGCGCGAAACTGGCTAGACCGATGATGAA is part of the Spirosoma rhododendri genome and encodes:
- a CDS encoding glycerophosphodiester phosphodiesterase family protein, whose amino-acid sequence is MKNCIAAGLLVLSLAGCSPKTYTRVPAGKSAGFFSYHPNQTPKISAHRGGGDLKGYPENCIESFAFLAKQMPVIIECDIDLTKDSVLVMMHDQTLDRTTTGTGKLIDRTYAELAPFRLEDNMGNVTPYKIPTLEQVLRWGKGKVTFTLDVKRNVSFDKVVDMVHRTGAGDYVAVITYNAQDAAKVNKLDPNLMISVTIRNRAEYDRLHDLGVPDNRMVAFVGVKEPDAELYQFLHQKGIACILGTLGNLDKQAAAKGDQVYKQFARNGADIMSTDRPLEIWQAVRP
- a CDS encoding DUF2306 domain-containing protein, which produces MTLSTIGLVHLIAAFVALLTGTLIFFINKGGLLHRRIGYGYVVSMLVLNLSAFMIYRLFGKFGPFHVMALFSTASILGGMVPALFRHRVRNWLQWHYYFMNWSVVGLYAAFWAETFTRTLPMGQFWPIVVGATVTTTTVGAILIRRNAARFLSVVRKKALV